A region of the Lycium barbarum isolate Lr01 chromosome 1, ASM1917538v2, whole genome shotgun sequence genome:
GGCTGTAAGCCTACCGAATCAAGCTCAACGGGCTTTATCAGAAAGAAAAAAGAGGACGTGGAAAATCTTTCCCATACTCCTAGTCCTAGATTCAAACGAAAGGAGGAATTCCAGCCTCTGATGGAAGTCTATGCTTCACCACCCCAAATACCTATATACCCGCCTCATACAACCCTGTGCCCGTATATTACGCTCAACCAACCTTTCAAACACCACCACCTAACTACTAAGCTCCACAAAATACCTTCCAAACTCCACCCCCGAATTACTAAACTCTAAAATCAAACTATCAAACTTTCGCACCTGCCTGCAGACCTCCACAAAATAACCCACCCAcaaattaccaaaatcaaccaccaccaAATGCTTACAACACACCACGTCAGAAATTTGAAAAGAAGCCTGCCTATGTATTCACCCCATTGATGGAGACTCAAACGACCTATTCAAGAGGTTGAGTGTTGCTGGGATGATCCAGACGCTTCCCCCAAAAGTCATTGACCCTAAACAAATTGATTCTATCGGGCGAATGAAACATGTGCCTACCATTCTAACGGAGTAGGGCACAGTGATGAGGATTGTATCAATCTAAAGTACAAAATGAAGGATATGATTGATAGAAAGGAGATTGTCCTTCAAAAGGTTGCGCCCAATGTAAACACCAACTCTTTTCCTAACCATGGCAACAATGTGATTCATATAATCGAAAATGAAAAAGATTGGGTAGCAAGAAGGCCTATAATCCAAGATTTCATGCAAGAACTCAAGCGTACAGTGGATTCACTTTCTATACAGGAGCGTCCACAGTTGAAAGTGTCGATTCCCTCATCAGTTATTGCGCACGTAGCTCAAGTAGCGACAACACCTCCCAGAAAAGAATTTATGGTGCAAGTAGTTGCGGCGCACGGAATGACAAGGTCGGGAAGATGTTATACTCCCAAAGATTTAGACCAAGGGGCACCTCGCAAAGAAGGAAAACAAAAGAGGACAATTACCGAAGGCGAGCCAGTAGATTTCTGGCGCCGAATGCAGCCGAAAGAGTACTCCATTATCGAGCATTTAAACAAAACACCGGCCCAAATATCTTTACTGGCACTCTTGCTAAGTTCACCACAGCACCGTTTAGCCTTAATGAAGGTGTTGGAAGAAGCCCACGTCCCAACCGGGACGAGTACTGAAAATTTGGCGGAAATGGTCGCCCATGTCATGGAGGAACACCAAATTGCCTTCACTGAAAAAGAGTTGCCCAAGGAAGGCACGGATCATAACAAAGCATTGCATATCAATATTATATATTGCAACAAAGTAGTAACTTTGGTTTTAGTCGACAATGGAGCCGGGTTCAAAATGTGCCCCGAGTCTATTCTAGTTCAGTTGGGTTATGACCTCGGGAAGGTTCGTCAGAGCCACACCAATATACGGGCATTTGATGGAGGTCGGTGCGATGCTACTGGAGAAGTTGACCTTAATATTCAAATAGAGCCAGTAGAATTTGTCGTCGagttccaagtcatggaaataccTACAAATTATAACTTGTTGCTGGGTAGGCCATAGATCCACATGGCAGGAGCTGTGCCATCTTCCCTCCATCAATCTTTAAAGTTTATCTGGGATGGCCATGGGGTGGTGATCTACGGAGAATGTAGCATTCATAATTACCCGAATAATTTTGTACCTATCATCGAAGCAGTACCAAAAGGAACAGATTTCCATGTAACAGAATTGATGAGCCCAAAATATAAATTCCATAGAGGCACCCATGCCCATAGTATATAAGATGATTCCATCAACTATGCTCCAGAACGGGTTCGAACTTGGGAAAGGTTTAGGAAGGAACCTAAGGCATCACAATTCCCATTCCTCGGGACATTTCCACTTTGGGCTTGTTTATGTTCGATCATGAGATAGCTACCAAGAAGAAGAGAGATGTTGCGGAGCTCCGTAAGCCTATTCTGGATTTGTACCAGTCATTTTCGAACAGAATACCTATGCTGAATGATACAGATGCAGACGCAGAAcaagggataaggatgctattccaAGAGGAAGACTGTTCAGTAATATTGGAAGAATGTGCAGAAGCGCCCACTATCTAAAATGCTGATCCGAGTGAGCAACTGTCCAACTGTACCTCTACCCTGCTCTTCGCTCTTCGGTAAACACatgatgaatttttttttttaaatggcgAGGATCGAtcgaggcccgattactcaccTTGTGCACTTTATTTACCTCGTAATATTTTTAAAAACAGAAATGGCTCGACGTTGATCCgagccaggaccacagtttgtacttttattacaaaaaaaattaatgaagcCTCGAATTATGAGAAAATGATTTTATGTTTCTAAATttcatgcatgttttatactaacgTCACTTTGCCTTAGCTTTTCagcaataaaaacaataaagcaaaCCTAAATGTCAAGCGGTATAGAAGAGGAAGAATATGAGGAATATGATGAAGAAACGATGCTACCTGAGGGTCTTGTAGAGAAGGTAAATAGTTGGAGAATGAGTAAAACCCGAATATGGATGAAACAGAAGCAACCAACCTAGGTGACGAGGAAAATATCAAGAAACTaggataagtgcacacctagAGGCACCCCAAAAGAGGAGTTGATAAGTCTACTAAAAGAGTATGTGGACATCTTTGCATTGTCATATGCTGACATGCCGGGATTGAGCACTAGCGTAGTATCCCACTGGTTGCCCATCAATGCGGGTTTTACCTCCGTAAAACAGAAAATTCGATAGTTCAAGCTGGATCTCAGCATCTGTATTAAGGACGGAGTTAGAGAAACAACTAAAATCAAGAGTGGTAGAAGTGACCTCATACCCTACCTGGTTGGTCAACATAGTGCAGGTACCCAAGAAGGATGGAAAGATACAAATATGTGTGGATTAACGGGACCTCAATCGAGCCAGTCCCAAAGATAACTTTCCACttccaaacatccacatactcatagataactGCGCCAAGCACAAGCTATAGTGGTTCGTCGCGAGTTATCACCAAATCCTAACAGACAAAGAGGATGCGAAAAAACAGTGTTTATCACTCCGTGGGGAGTGTATCATTATAGGGTGATGTCATTCGGTCTTAAAAATGCCGGCGCGACTTACATGAAAGCTTGGACTACCATCTTCCACGGCATGATCCACAGGGAGATTAAAGTATACGTGGACAGCGTCACTAGTTAAGAGAATGTTCGGAGCATACCACACATTTAAGGAAATTCTTTGACAGACTCCAAAAGTTTAATCTTAAACTGAACTCGACTAAATGTACATTTGGAGTACCTGCTGGAAAATTACTTGGATTCATAGAGCCGAAGGGCCAAAGACCTAGATCCGGCCAAGATCAAAGTGATCCATGAGTTACCTCCTCCCAAAACGAAGAAGGAAGTCATGATCTTCCTGGGAAGAATGAATTATATTGGACGATTCATATCCCAGTCTACCATCATTGTGGCACCCATGCTTAAGCTCCTGAAGAAAGACGCACCTTTAAAATGGATAGAGGAGTTTCAAGAAGCTTTTGATACCATCAAGAGGTATCTGTCCAATCCACCGGTTTTGGAACCTCCCATGCCTGGGAGTCCACTTTTGTTGTACCTGTCACCTTCAGAAAATTCCTTCGGATGTGTGTTAGGAAAACTAACGAGGCTGGCAAGAAAAAGAGGGCCATATACTATCTAAGTAAGAAATTCACCACCTGCGAGGCGCGATATACGATAGTGGAAAAGACTTGTTGCGCCTTAACATGAGTGGCCCAGAAGTTGAGGCATTACTGTCAGTATATACCACCCatctcatatccaagatggatctaTTAAGGTATATTTTTCGCCAGCCCATGCCCATCAGGAAGCTGGCCAAGTGGCAAATATTGCTAAGTGAATTCGACATCGTGTACATAGCATAAAAGGTCGTTAAAGGACAAGCCTTGGCCGACCTGCTAGCTGAAAGCCCTATGGATGAGGATCTTGAACCCCTTCGAATTCATTTCCCGAACGAAGGATTATTGGCCATAGAAGAAGAAACAAAGGAGCCTTACACGGGATGGAGGTTGTTCTTTGATGGGGTTGTCAACTACAAAGCAGTTCTGATATTAGAGACTGGGCAACACTACCCAATGGCTGCAAAGCTCAAATTCTGctgtaccaacaacatggatGAATACGAGCCTTGCATCCTAGGCCTCTGGATGGCGTTGATATGGATATCAATGAATTAGTGGTCATAGGAGACTCCGACTTGCTGATCCATCAAGTGCAGGGTGAGTGGGCCACCAAGAACGATAATATCTTGTCGTATGTGAACTTGGCAGAAATGTTGTGTAAAAAGTTCAAAAAGATTGAATTCAGGCATACTCCAAGAGCTCAAAACGAGTTTGACAATACGTTGGCCATGATAGTATCAATGATTCAGCATCTCAAAAGCAGTCACATCGATCCTCTAGAGATAAGCCTGAAAGAAGAGCATGCCTCCTATTCCCATATGGAAGCAGAGCCAGATGGCAAACCAGGGTATAACGATATCAAGATGTATTTGGAGAAATGGGATTATCCCAAAGGTATCACAAGTGGGAaaaagaagaccatcagaagAATGGTCAACGTTTCTTCCTAATTAAGGAAAACTGTACAAACGGATGCCGAACTTGGGTTTGCTCCAATGTGTAGACGCGACCGAAGCCACGAAACTGTTAGAAGAAGTACATACTGGGACTTGTGGCCCCATATAAATGGATTCATACTATCCAAGAAAATCCTCCAGGTAGGGTATTACTTGAGGACAATGGAAAGTGGTTGCTGCAAGTTTGTACAGAAATGCCATCAATGTCAAATTCACGGTGATTTAATCAAAGTCCCGCCGAGCGAGTTCAATGCTATAAGTTCACCCTGACCCTTCATCACTTGGGGTATGGATTTCATTGGGCCCATCGAGCCCGCCGCCTCAAATGGGCATTGATTCATTTTGGTCGCCATTGACTACGTCACTAAATAGGTGGAGGCAACATCGCATAAATCAGTGACAAGGAAAGTAGTAGCCGATTTTTTTagaaacaacatcatatgcctcTTCGGCATACCCGAGTCTATCATAACGGATAACGGGGAAAATTCGAATAGCCATttgatgaaggatatctgtgaaCAATTCAAGATAACTCATCGGAACTCAACAGCTTACCAGCCATAAATGAATAGAGCTGTGGAAGCAGCCAATAAGAAcatcaagaggatattgaggaagATGACGGATAACTACAAGGGTTAGCATGAGTAACGACCGTATGCTTTATTGGGATACCGCACCACAGCTCGAACATCGATAGCGGCAACTCCTTACTTGTTTGTTTATGGTATTGAAGTAGTCATACCCGCCGAGGTTGAGATACTTTCGCTAAGAATCATTCAAGGGGATGAATTGGATAATGCAAAATGGCTACGAGCTCGACACGAGCAATTAGCTTTaattgatgaaaagaggatggtTGTCGTATGCCACGGTCAGCCATACCGACAAAGGATGGCGTGAGCTTTCAACAAATGAGTCAGAGCTCGAATATTTCAAATAAGGAAAATAGTGCTCAAAAGAATTTTTCCACACCAGGACGAGTACAAAGGGAAGTTCGCTCCTAACTGGAAAGGCCCCTATGTGGTCCGCAAATTACTCTCTGGAAGAGCGGTGGTACTAGCAAAGATAGATGGGCAAGAGTGGCCCAAACCAATCAACTCAGACGCAATCAAGCGCTACTACACGTGAGGACACGTATTTTCAACTGTAATGGTATCTATTTGCTTGTAATAGTCATTTTATTTCCTTGTATTAGTTATTactttgcttgtaatcgtttgtAATATATAGGAAAAAACCAAACAACTTCCTTGTATTATGAACtatgcaatgacctgacttccccaccaTAGGATACGCAGGCAGTCCGTTTGGGACCCGATCGCTTTATTAGTCAAAATCAAAACTCATTTCCTtttattccgaactacgttcgacctgattcctgctgTGTCAGGATACGAAAgcgctctttgagctcggtcgtaccaaaagaaaaaatcaaaaaaccCCTAGGAAGCCGTAGAGATAGGACTTCAAGAAAGATGCAGACCTGGCACGAAGAGATTGCCGCACATGCCTAACTGGGGCAGAATTGTTTAGAGAGTCGAGAAAATTCGCGCCGCCAATCAGTCACAAGAATCAGCCAACCCAGTGTCCCAAACTAAGGGGAGAAATTCTGAGAGATCCTTAACCAGTTCAACACCctaaactggggcaaaattttcctACATTTAAAGATTCGGCACGAGAGTTTGCTAGCCAAGATAGATCTAAACtgaggcagaatttttgagagggtctcaaaaattccacaCAAGGAAATGAGGAAACCTCAACCATCAAGCAACGGAGAAAGGATTGTTTCTCGTTTGAAGGAGCATGTCGTGACAATTAGCTTCACAACTTTAAACACGATGCATTTGTTTTCATAAGTAGCTAACTCTTGCTTAACATTGGCAAAATAAATTTTTTTGCAtgattaaaataaattcatcttttgaATATCGAATCCAAAGGGATTTGGGTCTAAGAAAGTCGGCGAGGCCAAAGATGCTGCCAGAGTCAGCAATATGGATCAACTTTAATAGGAAAATAACCTTTTCCTGATGCAGGTCCCCGTGTCGTTGGGAGGATGACCCATTTTCCTAACTTTGTTTTATGTGCAGGTAAGAACGATTCACCAGACAAGGTCAAAGTCACCGCCAGAGACAGGGTTAGAAAAGTATCTAGCCACGACGGCTATAAAAGGATTTGAATGCCACAAGGGCAAATATCAAGCCATGAGGGATATAAAAGGATCTGAATGCCATAAGGGAAAATATCTATCCACGAGGGCTACAAAAGGACCGAAAAAGCCATAAGGGTaaatatctagccacaagggctaaCAAAAGGACGTGAACGCCATAAGGGCAAAATACCTAGACACAAGGGCTACATGAATGACcaaaatgccacaagggcaaatATTCGACCAAAAGGTCGCAGCGAAGCAAAATGGCACATCTGACCACTAGGGCCATAGCCGacataaaggacgaaagaaagatgaTTTAGCCAAAGGGGCCATATCTACCATTTTTGTTTGCCATAAGGGCTattcattcattcttttcatttttcatgagggccattcattcttttcatttgCCATGAcattaccgagagggccattcattcattcaaacattgccatgagggccattcattcaaacattgcagagagggccattcattctaGCAtggccgagagggccattcatacaaaaattgccaagagggccattcattcaaatatTTCCAAGCGGGCCATTCATTCAAGAATTACCGAAAAGGCTATTCATACACAAACATtgtcgagagggtcattcattcaaacattcaaacattgtcgagagggccattcattcaaacattgccgagagggccattcatacaaacattgccgagagggccattcattcatccATTGCCGAAAGGGACATTCATTCAACCATTACCGAAAGGGACATTCAAACAAtcattgccgagagggccattcatcaaAACATTAccatgagggccattcattcaaacattgtcgagagggccattcattcaaacattgccgagagggccattcattcaaacattgtcgagagggacattcattcaaatattgccgagagggtcattcatacaaacattgccgagagggccattcattcaaatatTGCgcagagggccattcattcaaacattgccgagaaggccattcatacaaacattgccgagagggccattcatacaaacattgttgAGAGGGCCATTTCATTCaaacattgccgagagggccatttcaTTCAAACACTGCCGTAAAGGCCATGAATTCATACACATTATCAGACATAATCAAAGGGTCAAAGCGATGTAAATCCAGTCAGAGGACTGCAGTTTTCACTCCGAAGGTCAAAGCGATGTAAATCCGGTCAAGTGACTGCAGTTTTCGCTCCGAATGTCAAGACGATGTAAATCTGGTCAAATGGCTATAGTATTCGTCATCAAAATCAATAACAATGTTACTCAGTAGATTGGAAGCCATCACATGGAACAGGCGAATCAAATCAAATCCAGACGCATACGGAGCAaatgtggaactttttcttatgcaGTCGGTCGAGATAGGATACACATGAGAGTCAAGTTCTATGGCCAGGACTTAGAAGATCACTCCACTCCTTGCTTAGCCACACAAAATTGCTTACTTTCTTATTTGTTTTATCCGCTTTTATTTAAATTTTCCCGCACACACAAAGGCATTCCTAcataagggatacccttttcTTCCTATCGAGTCGAACTATAAGTGACTTGATTCCTAAAGACCGGGGATATGTAGGCGGAATCAATACCAAAGAGTCAGTCACATTCCAACCAATCACCCCAAACTTCTCGATTTTGACGATCGGGAAATCCAAAATTTGCttaaatttgcatttagaagtcttaatagagtcgaactacaagtggcctgaattctcatataacctgagatatgtaggaaacccaaaaTCCAAGGTCCGTCCTTATATTTGAAAATCGCATAAAATGGGAGGTAATATGGAGATGGGTCAATCAAAAATcaaggttagtcaaatttcgttgctcagggatggtcccgccatccccgaacacccaGGGGCagtcataatttattttaattacccagtccttggatatcaaacgGAGTAAAATGTGTATTTTTTACAAGTcagaatgattttataaaattatttagataatattgttcCATTTCATTTAGCAAAATAAGTgtaataatattataaatcatttagaaatcAATTTATACATATTTTCTAATTTATATGGAATATTTGCTAAATTCAATCAAGAAGGTAATTTAaacaattatttacttaattgttaaAATTATCAGTAAATCAATTAGCAAGCATTTTACTCCATTTAATTCAACAAGTCTGATTAATTAACTGAATTAATCATTTTATCCCCCAATTTTACATATCCAATGTGCATTTGTACAATTCATTAAAgtcaatcataattaattaagtgtttaattgtggttaattCCATGAATTGTTTATCTAGTGTGTTTGATTGGGCTAAtgatggccataattgaaataaccaatctCATGGTTTAAAGTCAATTAAGGCTATATTTGCAACTTAAGTCCATCTGCATAATTAAATTAATCACGTTTGACCATAATTGAGGGGTTTAAATTAATTGACTTTCTTAATTATGGCCATTTATTAAAATAAGCGTCAAGTGCTCTCATATATATACCACCCCAACGGTGCCGCTCCAACGGTAccatgaccgctacagcggtcaagcCCAATTGGCAAGGACCACTCCGGCGGCAAGGTGGACACTTCaacggtaccgctgccgcggtgctggtgccgccaaagggggcactagacaccagaaaCTCTCCGAAGTTTCACACTTCAACTCGAATTTCCGACTAATTCTCGAGggcatctgctcacaaaccacatacacagacacacataaaaacacgctacgaacgcgctcgtggcctcgaaattcgcaacggaggtcttgttgaccgagtcaacccccgatacctcaattccaacttcccaacccaagttccaaaatgcatccgggtgcattgggaaccgaaccagataaacacacaagttctaaacaaccattcggacctctcaaaatcaatgaatttttgaaaaaggtctgtttacccaaaagtcaactttcagTCAATTATTTCTTGCTTAAAGCCCAAATTTAACAAAAAGTCGGTCGAATCAAATCTAgatacctcgggaagcgtgtcaacgatcCCTTTGGATCAAAAGTGGGCTAAC
Encoded here:
- the LOC132613806 gene encoding uncharacterized protein LOC132613806, encoding MDINELVVIGDSDLLIHQVQGEWATKNDNILSYVNLAEMLCKKFKKIEFRHTPRAQNEFDNTLAMIVSMIQHLKSSHIDPLEISLKEEHASYSHMEAEPDGKPGYNDIKMYLEKWDYPKGITSGKKKTIRRMVNVSS